In Rosa chinensis cultivar Old Blush chromosome 1, RchiOBHm-V2, whole genome shotgun sequence, a genomic segment contains:
- the LOC112199236 gene encoding uncharacterized protein LOC112199236, which produces MRVCVDYRDLNMVTPKDVYPMPVANMLVDAEVRHELLSFIDGIAGKRGDHITDLRKVFKRMRLHKLKMNPAKCVFGVQGQNEFVWEPKHQEAFDAIKAHLASLLVLVPPRAGFLLKFYISAAEASIGSLLAQDNEEGVDIAQTDLVKYMLLRPILRGRIGKWVLALSEFPLQYVSQKVVKGQAIADFLAHHPMLDVPPVRDLEVATETLDCLDLACLPEYASLYQATVSLQPWVLYFDGSCTDTLAGAGVVLENPAGDHFSYSFQLKFWCTNNQVEYEALIIGLEVLLELGVRDIQVCGITLKYGVREQILKVERRTLPSWLARPDPSDDATVAVLDPIDVDWRIPLIAYIKQPDPTVDRKICFLALNYFLQGDELRRRGEDGIDFRCVYGHEAKRLMREAHAGVCGAHQAGPKMRWLIQRHGYFWPSILKDCIAFLKGCQNCQAHGPVQHVPNIPMQRIIKPCPARGWALDLIGMIHPHSSLQHKFIIVATDFFTKWVEAEPLKKASDATIRQFIFHNIVCRFGIPEVLVFDRGATFMGGTVEKLIDELGIQFIHSTPYYSQFNGQTEASNKIIITLLKKMLVANPCQWHEALYETLQAYRTSKRNPTATMPYALMFGHDAVLPLELNVQSFRV; this is translated from the exons atgagggtttGCGTGGATTATAGAGACCTTAATATGGTTACGCCCaaagacgtctaccccatgccaGTGGCGAATATGTTGGTGGACGCAGAAGTAAGACACGAGTTGTTGTCCTTCATTGACGGAATTGCAGG GAAGCGAGGGGATCATATCACAGATCTCAGAAAGGTCTTCAAGCGCATGCGgctacacaagctcaagatgaaccccGCTAAGTGCGTCTTTGGGGTTCAG GGACAaaatgagtttgtgtgggaacctaaacatcaagaggctttcgacgcAATCAAGGCTCATCTGGCGAGCCTGCTAGTGCTCGTTCCTCCCAGAGCTGGATTTCTATTAAAGTTCtatatttcagcagctgaggcttccattggcagcctactcGCTCAAGACAATGAAGAGGGCGTAGA tATTGCTCAAACCGATCTAGTCAAGTATATGCTATTGCGCCCTATTCTTAGAGGTcgtattggcaagtgggtactTGCCTTGTCAGAATTTCCACTGCAATACGTTTCCCAAAAGGTAGTAAAAGGGCAGGCCATTGCAGATTTTCTGGCACACCACCCTATGCTGGACGTCCCCCCGGTGAGAGATTTAGAGGTCGCCACTGAAACTTTAGATTGCCTAGACTTGGCGTGCTTACCGGAGTATGCCTCGCTATATCAAGCCACTGTCTCGCTACAACCCTGGGTACTATATTTCGATGGTTCGTGCACGGATACGCTAGCAGGGGCAGGGGTTGTTCTGGAAAACCCAGCTGGCGATCATTTTTCATACTCTTTCCAGTTGAAGTTCTGGTGTACTAATAACCAGGTAGAATATGAGGCCCTCATCATTGGCCTAGAAGTGTTACTGGAGCTAGGTGTCAGAGACATCCAAGTATGCG GCATTACCTTGAAATATGGGGTTCGCGAGCAAATTCTCAAGGTTGAGCGACGCACGCTGCCTTCCTGGCTTGCGCGACCTGACCCATCTGATGACGCAACGGTGGCTGTCTTAGATCCTATTGACGTGGATTGGCGTATACCTTTGATTGCTTACATCAAGCAGCCAGATCCCACTGTAGACAGGAAGATCTGTTTTCTTGCACTAAATTACTTCCTCCAAGGTGACGAACTGCGACGACGTGGTGAGGACGGTATAGACTTCCGATGTGTGTATGGCCACGAAGCAAAGCGATTAATGCGAGAGGCACATGCCGGCGTGTGTGGTGCCCATCAAGCGGGTCCAAAGATGCGTTGGCTAATCCAAAGGCATGGGTATTTTTGGCCTAGTATTTTGAAGGACTGTATCGCATTCTTGAAAGGATGCCAAAATTGCCAGGCACATGGACCAGTCCAGCACGTTCCTAATATCCCCATGCAGCGTATTATTAAACCTTGTCCTGCGCGTGGCTGGGCGTTGGACTTGATTGGAATGATTCATCCTCATTCTTCTCTccagcacaagttcatcatcgtagCTACTGACTTCTTCACGAAGTGGGTAGAGGCTGAACCTTTGAAGAAGGCCTCCGACGCCACCATTCGCCAGTTTATCTTTCACAATATTGTTTGCAGGTTTGGCATCCCTGAGGTGTTGGTGTTCGACAGGGGGGCAACCTTCATGGGAGGTACCGTAGAGAAGCTCATCGATGAATTGGGCATCCAATTTATCCATAGCACACCATATTACTCTCAATTCAACGGTCAAAcggaggccagtaacaagattatcaTCACCTTATTGAAGAAGATGCTTGTCGCGAACCCTTGCCAGTGGCACGAAGCACTGTATGAGACACTACAGGCCTATCGCACTTCCAAGCGGAACCCTACTGCCACCATGCCCTATGCTTTAATGTTTGGTCATGACGCAGTTCTACCATTGGAGCTCAATGTTCAGTCCTTCCGCGTGTAG